The following proteins come from a genomic window of Micromonospora echinofusca:
- a CDS encoding RusA family crossover junction endodeoxyribonuclease produces MQDTRALALTFEVSGLPPVKTEALSIFAAGHRQATRVRALLQAACAAAQRTGWTPLSGPIEVDLVLRCPPGHRTSDASTLLGGVCAVLQDKKRVTSIGLAHLGVLVDVALYDDDRQIRQLSYAEQPAEDFSYQVRVAAVPNVV; encoded by the coding sequence GTGCAGGACACCCGCGCTCTCGCCCTGACGTTCGAGGTGAGCGGCCTGCCACCGGTGAAGACCGAGGCGCTGTCCATCTTCGCGGCCGGGCACCGGCAGGCGACGAGGGTCCGCGCCCTGCTCCAGGCGGCCTGCGCCGCGGCCCAGCGCACCGGCTGGACCCCGCTGTCCGGGCCGATCGAGGTGGACCTCGTGCTGCGCTGCCCGCCGGGGCACCGCACCTCCGACGCCAGCACCCTGCTGGGCGGGGTGTGCGCGGTGCTCCAGGACAAGAAGCGGGTGACCAGCATCGGCCTGGCGCACCTCGGCGTCCTGGTGGACGTCGCACTCTACGACGACGACCGGCAGATCCGCCAGCTGTCGTACGCGGAGCAGCCGGCGGAGGACTTCTCGTACCAGGTTCGGGTCGCCGCCGTACCGAACGTGGTTTGA